From the genome of Halorussus caseinilyticus, one region includes:
- a CDS encoding response regulator transcription factor — protein sequence MSESLQTASETGTMPNDATVLIVDDEKPITDAYAQWLDDDYHVRTAYSGSEALEKLDDEVDVVLLDRRMPDLSGEDVLNRIHEEGLTCRVALVSAVEPDFDILDLGFDAYLEKPVSEAEELLETVETLLRRSTYDAQMQRFLSLANKKAALETKKSPAELDANDEYEKLVSELAELRAQLSNTATDLDDEDLRAEFHDTDRGE from the coding sequence ATGAGTGAATCACTACAGACCGCAAGCGAAACCGGAACTATGCCCAACGACGCCACAGTACTTATCGTAGACGACGAGAAGCCGATTACCGACGCCTATGCCCAGTGGTTGGACGACGACTATCACGTCCGAACGGCGTACAGCGGGTCCGAAGCCCTCGAAAAACTGGACGACGAAGTGGACGTGGTTCTGCTCGACCGGCGGATGCCGGACCTCTCGGGCGAGGACGTACTGAACCGGATTCACGAGGAGGGTCTCACCTGTCGGGTCGCACTCGTCTCGGCGGTCGAACCCGACTTCGACATCCTCGACCTCGGGTTCGACGCGTATCTGGAAAAACCGGTCTCGGAGGCCGAGGAGTTGCTCGAAACCGTCGAGACGCTCCTCCGGCGCTCGACCTACGACGCCCAGATGCAACGGTTCCTCTCGCTGGCGAACAAGAAGGCCGCACTGGAGACCAAGAAGAGTCCCGCGGAACTCGACGCGAACGACGAGTACGAGAAACTCGTCTCGGAACTCGCCGAACTCCGCGCCCAACTCTCGAACACCGCGACCGACCTCGACGACGAGGACCTGCGCGCGGAGTTCCACGACACCGACCGCGGCGAGTAG
- a CDS encoding DEAD/DEAH box helicase yields MDETIDWLRGRPYYDAQVETHRTLPGRDGDFCEVDLEPRLESALAQRGIENLYRHQADAIEAVRKGENVVVATPTASGKSLAYTVPAFERAMDHGGRTLYLAPQNALINDQDETLSDLARDLGFGSRVSVEQYTGRLSRSEKRAVRDRRPTVVLSNPDMLHYALLPHAHRLWDWFFRGLETVVLDEVHEYRGVFGSHVALVLRRLRRLCDRFDADPQFVCCSATIGNPVEHAANVTGTPADSFRLVDEDVSDTGPTHWLLWNPPEYENPEAGSTGRRKSNHAETKRLFADLVSKGHQTLTFTRARQAAEQWAMESAKELRERGRGDLAPDVTAYQAALKNDRRKEIEEGLNDGEVRGVWSTNALELGVDIGGLDAVLLDGYPGTRIAAFQQAGRAGRGDDPSLVALVAGEDQLDQYLVANPEDFFAGDPERAVVNPDNDQLLPDHVLSAARETWLSPEDGDYFGEGFPDLVADLEAGGLLERRTTDEGVRWTYDGEESPQHEMNLRSIDDREVELLDRRNGDTIASLPFEDALNDAHPGAIYHHQGQSYEVVDLDLGKQVAELSPTWADYHTKVLHEKEITVEEDLREKHLSTREDVPVRFADVTMRKRITGFERRDPTGETLGRESLDLPEVSLRTKALYFTVPRDVEDAMRAAGDFNGGIHAAEHGMISLFPLELLCDRGDIGGLSTPMHPHTGRSTIFVYDGYPGGVGLVREGYETVEDLMANTAEMIGSCDCDSAGGCPACVQSPHCGNANDPLDKEQARFLLEELTDAETDDVAG; encoded by the coding sequence GTGGACGAGACTATCGACTGGCTTCGGGGTCGGCCCTACTACGACGCACAGGTCGAGACCCATCGGACCCTCCCCGGACGCGACGGCGACTTCTGCGAGGTAGACCTCGAACCGCGACTGGAGAGTGCGCTCGCTCAGCGAGGCATCGAGAACCTCTATCGCCATCAGGCCGACGCCATCGAAGCGGTCCGCAAGGGCGAGAACGTCGTCGTCGCCACGCCGACCGCCAGCGGAAAGAGTCTCGCGTACACGGTGCCCGCGTTCGAGCGCGCGATGGACCACGGCGGGCGCACGCTCTATCTCGCTCCGCAGAACGCGCTCATCAACGACCAAGACGAGACGCTCTCGGACCTCGCGCGTGACCTCGGGTTCGGCAGTCGCGTCTCGGTCGAACAGTACACCGGCCGACTCAGCAGGAGTGAGAAGCGCGCGGTCAGGGACCGGCGACCGACCGTCGTCCTCTCGAACCCCGACATGCTCCACTACGCGCTCCTGCCTCACGCCCACCGGCTCTGGGACTGGTTCTTCAGAGGGTTAGAGACGGTCGTGCTGGACGAGGTTCACGAGTACCGCGGCGTGTTCGGGAGCCACGTCGCGCTGGTTCTCCGGCGACTTCGCCGACTCTGCGACCGATTCGACGCCGACCCCCAGTTCGTCTGCTGTTCGGCGACCATCGGGAATCCGGTCGAACACGCCGCGAACGTCACGGGGACGCCCGCGGACTCGTTCCGACTGGTGGACGAGGACGTGAGCGACACCGGACCGACCCACTGGCTTCTCTGGAACCCGCCGGAGTACGAAAACCCGGAGGCAGGGTCCACTGGCCGCCGGAAGTCGAACCACGCCGAGACCAAGCGCCTGTTCGCCGACCTCGTGTCGAAGGGCCACCAGACGCTGACGTTCACCCGCGCGCGGCAGGCCGCCGAGCAGTGGGCGATGGAGAGCGCGAAGGAACTCCGAGAACGCGGACGAGGCGACCTCGCGCCCGACGTGACGGCGTATCAGGCCGCGCTCAAGAACGACCGTCGCAAGGAGATAGAGGAGGGACTGAACGACGGGGAAGTCAGGGGCGTCTGGAGTACCAACGCGCTCGAACTCGGCGTGGACATCGGCGGTCTGGACGCGGTTCTGCTCGACGGCTACCCCGGCACGCGGATAGCGGCGTTCCAGCAGGCCGGGCGCGCGGGTCGCGGCGACGACCCGAGTCTCGTCGCCCTCGTCGCGGGCGAAGACCAGTTGGACCAGTACCTCGTGGCGAACCCCGAGGACTTCTTCGCGGGCGACCCCGAGCGTGCGGTCGTCAACCCCGACAACGACCAACTCCTGCCCGACCACGTACTGTCGGCCGCCCGCGAGACGTGGCTCTCGCCCGAGGACGGCGACTACTTCGGCGAGGGATTCCCGGACCTCGTGGCCGACCTCGAAGCAGGGGGACTACTGGAGCGCCGGACGACCGACGAGGGCGTACGCTGGACCTACGACGGCGAGGAAAGCCCACAGCACGAGATGAACCTCCGGTCAATCGACGACCGGGAAGTGGAGTTGCTCGACCGGCGCAACGGCGACACGATTGCCAGCCTCCCGTTCGAGGACGCGCTGAACGACGCTCATCCGGGCGCTATCTACCATCATCAGGGCCAGTCCTACGAAGTGGTGGACCTCGACTTGGGGAAGCAAGTCGCGGAACTCTCGCCGACGTGGGCCGACTACCACACCAAGGTCCTCCACGAGAAGGAGATTACCGTCGAGGAGGACCTGCGGGAGAAACACCTCTCGACCCGCGAGGACGTGCCGGTCCGGTTCGCCGACGTGACGATGCGCAAGCGGATAACCGGCTTCGAGCGCCGGGACCCGACCGGCGAGACGCTGGGTCGGGAGTCGCTGGACCTGCCTGAGGTCTCCCTGCGGACGAAGGCGCTGTACTTCACGGTGCCCCGAGACGTGGAGGACGCGATGCGCGCCGCGGGCGACTTCAACGGCGGCATCCACGCCGCCGAACACGGGATGATTTCGCTGTTCCCGCTCGAACTGCTCTGCGACCGGGGCGACATCGGCGGTCTCTCGACGCCGATGCACCCCCACACCGGCCGGAGTACCATCTTCGTCTACGACGGCTACCCCGGCGGCGTCGGACTGGTCCGCGAGGGCTACGAGACGGTCGAAGACCTGATGGCCAACACCGCCGAGATGATTGGGTCCTGCGACTGCGACTCGGCGGGCGGGTGTCCGGCGTGCGTCCAGTCGCCCCACTGCGGGAACGCGAACGACCCGCTGGACAAGGAACAGGCCCGGTTTCTGCTGGAGGAACTGACCGACGCCGAGACGGACGACGTAGCGGGGTAG
- a CDS encoding DCC1-like thiol-disulfide oxidoreductase family protein — protein sequence MSDYHAVLVYDGDCPFCSAAASALRRVEGVGAIAWEDDPAQSFLEAQFGETPFALAFADGREGRVYVGREAARELCDRAGIPVLVGDIVGDNYESLADAIRTVTGVDGRPDPYHGAYPMSEAAKSAFGELGRNAWHTAKIRR from the coding sequence ATGAGCGACTACCACGCAGTCCTCGTGTACGACGGCGACTGTCCGTTCTGCTCGGCGGCGGCGTCGGCGCTCCGCCGGGTCGAAGGCGTCGGCGCAATCGCGTGGGAGGACGACCCCGCCCAGTCGTTCCTCGAAGCCCAGTTCGGCGAGACGCCCTTCGCGCTGGCGTTCGCCGACGGTCGGGAAGGTCGGGTCTACGTCGGCCGCGAGGCGGCCCGCGAACTCTGTGACCGGGCCGGGATACCCGTCCTCGTCGGTGACATCGTGGGCGACAACTACGAGTCGCTGGCCGACGCGATTCGGACCGTGACCGGCGTCGATGGGAGACCGGACCCCTACCACGGCGCGTATCCGATGTCCGAGGCGGCGAAATCGGCGTTCGGGGAGTTGGGGAGGAACGCGTGGCACACCGCCAAAATACGTCGGTAA
- a CDS encoding helix-turn-helix transcriptional regulator, which produces MNIDTSDRRQLKQSSNVLLLAPLTPTGNRACLELLASTTPPHETNVAAVTYTPPPETWIADWKAHVEDFPAELAFIHANTVEKSGEDASTELPSDVSVARVDPNQPMDIIAPLSEQLTRWKGNGNQTVVSVQTLTVLLEYVNFDTAFRYLHILTHRVQAADAIGFYHMDPDIHDEETVNTLKTLFDAVVEVSDDGEEWSVAETYGDRSVTSDHVQSHDTDVSVPESESGLFTSIRDSLSGVFSGESGSDSPSAAGRSDSPRASEDGESSPSAVQSGANSGVDDLPEEAMLTDEDRIRELLTQYGGRMKQADVTEETDWSKSTVSRKLSKMEEKGLVTRVQVGRGNLVFLSGYEPETAKSPFEQETD; this is translated from the coding sequence ATGAACATCGACACATCCGACAGGAGACAGTTGAAGCAGTCCTCGAACGTACTCCTGCTGGCACCGCTGACGCCGACCGGCAACAGAGCGTGCCTCGAACTGCTCGCTTCCACGACACCACCGCACGAGACGAACGTCGCCGCAGTGACGTACACGCCACCACCCGAGACGTGGATAGCCGACTGGAAGGCCCATGTCGAGGACTTCCCGGCGGAACTCGCGTTCATCCACGCCAACACCGTAGAGAAGTCCGGCGAAGACGCCAGCACCGAACTCCCGTCGGACGTGTCCGTCGCTCGGGTAGACCCGAACCAACCGATGGACATCATCGCACCGCTGAGCGAGCAGTTGACTCGGTGGAAGGGCAACGGGAACCAGACGGTCGTCTCGGTCCAGACGCTGACCGTCCTGCTTGAGTACGTGAACTTCGACACCGCGTTCCGATACCTCCACATCCTCACCCACCGGGTGCAGGCCGCCGACGCCATCGGCTTCTACCACATGGACCCGGACATCCACGACGAGGAGACGGTCAACACGCTGAAGACCCTCTTCGACGCGGTTGTCGAAGTCTCGGACGACGGCGAGGAGTGGTCGGTCGCCGAAACCTACGGCGACCGAAGCGTGACCAGCGACCACGTTCAGTCTCACGACACGGATGTCTCGGTTCCGGAGTCCGAGAGCGGCCTGTTCACCTCGATTCGGGACTCGCTGTCGGGCGTGTTCTCTGGCGAGAGCGGTTCCGACTCGCCGAGCGCGGCAGGTCGGTCCGACTCGCCGAGGGCAAGCGAAGACGGGGAATCGTCCCCGTCGGCGGTGCAGTCGGGCGCGAACTCGGGCGTAGACGACCTGCCCGAGGAGGCGATGCTGACCGACGAGGACAGAATCCGGGAACTGCTCACGCAGTACGGCGGCCGGATGAAGCAGGCCGACGTGACCGAGGAGACCGACTGGTCGAAATCTACCGTCAGTCGGAAACTCTCGAAGATGGAGGAGAAAGGACTCGTCACTCGGGTACAGGTCGGCCGAGGGAACCTCGTGTTCCTGAGCGGATACGAACCCGAGACGGCCAAATCGCCGTTCGAGCAGGAGACCGACTGA
- the glmU gene encoding bifunctional sugar-1-phosphate nucleotidylyltransferase/acetyltransferase, producing the protein MQAVILAAGEGTRIRPLSASRPKPTLPVADRPLVAHTVDAAVRAGTEELIFVVGYEADAVREYFGEEYAGVPVRYAEQDERAGTADAVRAARDQLDGPFAVFNGDNLYDPDAIADLFESRPAVGAVRVEDPSNYGVLSAEGGVVTDIVEKPADPPTDLANAGAYVFPEAAREWLDVPESERGEHEITDVLARTVAEYDVSAVELDRWMDVGRPWELLEANEWKLAELDRDVRGEVHETADLRGPVVVEEGATIDAGVVIEGPALVRAGASVGPNAYVRGATLLGEDAKVGHGVEVKNSVVGRGTHVAHLSYVGDSVLGRDVNFGAGTNVANLRHDDEPVKLTVKGERVSTGRRKFGVVVGDDAKTGINTSLNAGVTLSAGARTKPGETVTRDR; encoded by the coding sequence ATGCAAGCAGTGATTCTCGCGGCCGGGGAGGGAACCCGGATTCGGCCGCTGTCGGCGTCACGCCCCAAACCGACGTTGCCGGTGGCGGACCGACCCCTCGTCGCGCACACTGTCGACGCCGCCGTGAGAGCGGGCACGGAGGAACTGATTTTCGTGGTGGGCTACGAGGCGGACGCGGTGCGCGAGTACTTCGGCGAGGAGTACGCCGGGGTTCCAGTGCGCTACGCCGAACAGGACGAACGGGCCGGAACCGCCGACGCGGTTCGGGCGGCCCGCGACCAGTTGGACGGCCCGTTCGCGGTCTTCAACGGCGACAACCTCTACGACCCCGACGCCATCGCCGACCTGTTCGAGTCCCGTCCGGCAGTCGGCGCGGTCCGAGTCGAGGACCCCTCGAACTACGGCGTCCTCTCGGCGGAGGGGGGCGTCGTCACCGACATCGTGGAGAAACCCGCCGACCCGCCCACCGACCTCGCCAACGCCGGGGCCTACGTCTTCCCCGAGGCGGCCCGCGAGTGGTTGGACGTGCCCGAGAGCGAACGCGGCGAACACGAGATTACCGACGTTCTCGCTCGGACCGTCGCGGAGTACGACGTGTCGGCGGTCGAACTCGACCGGTGGATGGACGTGGGCCGACCGTGGGAACTGCTGGAAGCCAACGAGTGGAAACTCGCCGAGTTGGACCGCGACGTTCGGGGAGAAGTCCACGAAACGGCCGACTTGCGAGGGCCGGTCGTGGTCGAAGAGGGTGCAACTATCGACGCCGGAGTCGTTATCGAGGGTCCCGCGCTCGTCCGGGCGGGCGCGAGCGTCGGCCCGAACGCGTACGTCCGTGGCGCGACCCTTCTCGGCGAGGACGCTAAAGTCGGCCACGGCGTCGAAGTCAAAAACAGCGTCGTCGGCCGCGGGACCCACGTCGCGCACCTGAGTTACGTCGGCGACAGCGTTCTCGGCCGAGACGTGAACTTCGGCGCGGGAACGAACGTCGCCAACCTCCGCCACGACGACGAGCCCGTGAAACTCACCGTGAAAGGCGAACGGGTTTCGACCGGCCGCCGGAAGTTCGGCGTCGTCGTCGGCGACGACGCCAAGACCGGCATCAACACGAGTCTGAACGCGGGCGTCACGCTCTCTGCGGGCGCGAGGACGAAACCGGGAGAGACTGTTACGCGGGACCGGTAG
- a CDS encoding DUF7260 family protein — protein sequence MTAELRTTAELRTTAAVERADAERERIEGKVEAFETFAERVRQTRSANVGGRTGASGQANAGKQVRASAHSPAGRPVGDTLAVGASSSGPSGDAATVREAFCETVFPYADADSPPEAMADELSPELAAALSPAAGGFTPGLADQLVSRAETRSEECALLADAVGTERDRLREVGDELDRIIDWLSEADETPLLQLGFEELRERHDRLADFRETCDRLARQRQATIRGTRRDGLTGIRERELLDHLYADFEDDHPMLADVARVADLLDDSQRAVRRHLCARV from the coding sequence ATGACCGCCGAACTCCGGACGACCGCCGAACTCCGGACGACCGCCGCCGTCGAACGTGCCGACGCCGAGCGCGAGCGAATCGAGGGGAAAGTCGAGGCCTTCGAGACGTTCGCCGAGCGCGTCCGACAGACGCGCTCGGCGAACGTCGGCGGGCGGACAGGCGCGAGCGGACAGGCGAACGCGGGCAAGCAGGTCCGCGCGTCCGCGCACTCGCCCGCGGGTCGGCCCGTCGGCGATACGCTGGCGGTCGGCGCGTCCTCGTCCGGGCCGTCCGGTGACGCCGCGACCGTCCGCGAGGCGTTCTGCGAGACGGTGTTTCCCTACGCCGACGCCGACTCGCCGCCCGAGGCGATGGCCGACGAACTCTCGCCCGAACTCGCCGCCGCGCTCTCGCCCGCGGCGGGCGGGTTCACCCCCGGTCTCGCCGACCAGTTGGTCTCGCGCGCCGAGACCCGAAGCGAGGAGTGCGCACTGCTCGCCGACGCCGTCGGGACCGAGCGCGACCGACTCCGAGAAGTCGGCGACGAACTCGACCGCATCATCGACTGGCTCTCGGAGGCCGACGAGACGCCACTGCTTCAGCTCGGCTTCGAGGAACTCCGCGAGCGCCACGACCGACTGGCGGACTTCCGCGAGACCTGTGACCGACTCGCCCGCCAGCGACAGGCGACCATCCGCGGCACCCGGCGCGACGGCCTGACCGGAATCCGCGAGCGAGAACTGCTCGACCACCTCTACGCCGACTTCGAGGACGACCATCCGATGCTGGCCGACGTAGCGCGGGTGGCCGACCTGCTCGACGACTCCCAGCGCGCGGTCCGCCGACACCTCTGTGCGCGAGTCTGA
- a CDS encoding DUF7552 domain-containing protein: MPDRLEALHRRIDDLTHPEGEFAVVCPRSGKRPVPVRGASFPSASAVETAVELVCEYRDLLREVDPHLESIPVVAAEKTADPLTFSGASESLGRSSRSVTLSGEDDDEWLRMDDAPVVHVRRGGELLDDGTVSLQLRSKL; this comes from the coding sequence ATGCCCGACCGCCTCGAAGCCCTGCACCGACGAATCGACGACCTGACCCACCCCGAAGGCGAGTTCGCCGTCGTCTGCCCGCGTTCGGGCAAGCGCCCGGTCCCGGTCCGCGGGGCGTCGTTCCCGTCCGCGTCCGCCGTCGAGACGGCCGTCGAACTCGTCTGCGAGTACCGGGACCTCCTGCGGGAGGTGGACCCGCACCTCGAATCCATCCCCGTCGTCGCGGCCGAGAAGACCGCCGACCCGCTCACGTTCTCCGGCGCGTCCGAGAGTCTCGGACGCTCCTCGCGGTCGGTCACGCTCTCGGGCGAGGACGACGATGAGTGGCTCCGGATGGACGACGCGCCGGTCGTCCACGTCCGGCGCGGCGGGGAACTCCTCGACGACGGGACCGTCTCCCTGCAACTCCGGTCGAAGCTCTGA
- a CDS encoding DNA-directed RNA polymerase subunit epsilon, with translation MTEGWTDQTPSWESGPVPDDRDAERPLSQRPGDGSVGRADLQRDQTVRQWGPVTPSATQIGRAESPDADLPDSVRRLHEERHSAMAGHSSRMHRLDKLRIAHALCNDLSLTPWQRDRVVGIVSDLDLTAFGSQRAIPKVALVVIRHVVDREREHYLGLHDQEWIRDLSPAELDDLYDQFRSITDEERFSELVAKHGLNVTNLNRLRRVLKDQLREQDLEEAVYGRNPYRDPNLPSLDARRSEEGGAEETGQWAERDEPQK, from the coding sequence ATGACCGAGGGGTGGACCGACCAGACGCCGTCGTGGGAATCCGGGCCAGTGCCCGACGACCGAGACGCCGAGAGACCGCTTAGCCAGCGTCCCGGCGACGGTTCGGTCGGCCGGGCGGACCTCCAGCGAGACCAGACGGTCCGCCAGTGGGGACCGGTGACGCCGAGCGCGACCCAAATCGGCCGGGCCGAGTCGCCCGACGCCGACCTTCCCGACAGCGTTCGCCGACTCCACGAGGAACGCCACTCCGCGATGGCCGGGCACAGTTCCCGGATGCACCGCCTCGACAAACTCCGCATCGCCCACGCCCTGTGCAACGACCTGTCGCTGACGCCGTGGCAACGCGACCGGGTGGTCGGCATCGTGTCGGACTTGGACCTGACGGCGTTCGGGAGTCAGCGCGCGATTCCGAAGGTGGCGCTGGTGGTCATCCGCCACGTCGTGGACCGCGAGCGCGAACACTATCTGGGACTTCACGACCAAGAGTGGATTCGGGACCTGTCGCCCGCCGAACTCGACGACCTCTACGACCAGTTCCGGTCGATTACCGACGAAGAACGATTCTCAGAACTCGTCGCCAAGCACGGTCTGAACGTCACGAATCTGAACCGCCTCCGGCGCGTCCTGAAAGACCAACTCCGCGAGCAGGACCTCGAAGAGGCGGTGTACGGCCGCAACCCCTATCGGGACCCCAACCTGCCGAGTCTCGACGCTCGTCGGAGCGAGGAAGGCGGTGCCGAGGAGACTGGTCAGTGGGCCGAAAGAGACGAACCGCAGAAGTGA
- a CDS encoding DUF7552 domain-containing protein: protein MVDSLDAIRQKIGDLASEDGDFYVACAETDDCPAPLTGRRFPTEAAADEAADLAREYRATLRESDPDLPHHRLAVYERSGGPLTFVSTRERTAGQRENGLPRTSRSVVVSGDGEREWLRMDNAPLVHVRQDGEPLPDDAIERQLDSKL from the coding sequence ATGGTCGATTCCCTCGACGCCATCCGCCAGAAAATCGGTGACTTAGCCAGCGAAGACGGCGATTTCTACGTCGCGTGCGCCGAAACGGACGACTGCCCCGCGCCGCTGACCGGTCGGCGCTTCCCCACCGAAGCGGCCGCCGACGAAGCCGCGGACCTCGCGCGTGAGTACCGCGCGACCCTCCGCGAGTCCGACCCCGACCTCCCTCACCACCGCCTCGCGGTCTACGAGCGCTCCGGCGGCCCGCTGACGTTCGTCTCGACCCGCGAGCGTACCGCGGGCCAGCGAGAGAACGGCCTGCCCCGGACCTCGCGGTCCGTCGTGGTCTCGGGCGACGGCGAACGCGAGTGGCTCCGGATGGACAACGCGCCGCTGGTCCACGTCCGGCAAGACGGCGAACCGCTCCCCGACGACGCCATCGAGCGCCAACTCGACTCGAAGCTATGA
- a CDS encoding 2Fe-2S iron-sulfur cluster-binding protein, which produces MSSYTVAIEVPDDCDVAQAGETVEIEVPDTEYVLSAARSAGVWLPADCQQGWCTTCAAELLEGEVDQSDARRYYEEDEDADMILPCTAKPRSDLRIRACQYEEMLDHRADHDKPPGRSKR; this is translated from the coding sequence GTGAGTAGCTACACCGTCGCTATCGAGGTGCCGGACGACTGCGACGTAGCGCAGGCCGGAGAGACCGTCGAAATCGAGGTTCCCGACACCGAATACGTCCTCTCGGCCGCCCGGAGCGCGGGAGTCTGGCTACCGGCGGACTGTCAACAGGGGTGGTGTACCACCTGCGCCGCGGAGTTGCTGGAGGGCGAGGTAGACCAGTCCGACGCCCGGCGCTACTACGAGGAAGACGAGGACGCCGACATGATTCTGCCCTGCACGGCCAAACCGCGGTCGGACCTCCGGATTCGGGCCTGCCAGTACGAAGAAATGCTGGACCACCGCGCGGACCACGACAAGCCGCCGGGCCGGTCGAAGCGATAG
- the dps gene encoding DNA protection during starvation protein — MSDEKKHGSGSVETGDTSQRVGMESIRERGLDPEELREKLIDAVGAEFTTYYYYTNLRMHMAGHEDYKEITEDARLEDRAHFELVMPRIYELGGSLPNDIRDFADRASCPDAKLPNPQSGEEPDPQDLSTEEMLEILLEAERCAIRTWSEVCDMTEGADPRTYDMAQRILQEEVEHEAWFIELLSMERDGEINPAGHFIRGEPGDAPYSTNRRINDSA; from the coding sequence ATGTCAGACGAGAAGAAGCACGGTTCCGGGAGCGTCGAGACGGGAGATACGAGTCAGCGAGTCGGCATGGAGTCGATTCGGGAGCGCGGACTCGACCCCGAGGAACTCCGCGAGAAACTGATAGACGCCGTCGGCGCGGAGTTCACGACGTACTACTACTACACCAACCTGCGGATGCACATGGCGGGCCACGAGGACTACAAGGAGATTACCGAGGACGCGCGACTGGAGGACCGCGCCCACTTCGAACTCGTGATGCCCCGAATCTACGAACTCGGCGGGTCGCTCCCGAACGACATTCGGGACTTCGCCGACCGGGCGTCGTGTCCGGACGCCAAGTTGCCGAACCCGCAGTCCGGCGAGGAACCCGACCCGCAGGACCTCAGCACCGAGGAGATGCTCGAAATCCTGTTGGAGGCCGAGCGATGCGCCATCCGGACGTGGAGCGAGGTGTGCGACATGACCGAGGGCGCGGACCCGCGGACCTACGACATGGCCCAGCGCATCCTTCAGGAGGAAGTCGAACACGAAGCGTGGTTCATCGAACTCCTGAGCATGGAGCGAGACGGCGAAATCAACCCGGCGGGCCACTTCATCCGGGGCGAACCGGGTGACGCGCCCTACTCGACCAACCGGCGCATCAACGACTCGGCGTAG
- a CDS encoding thioredoxin family protein produces MNDEDLAEVRERKKRALMQENGLGAPSSPVYVDGSKNFEQSVAAHEVVLVHYYADGGAGQRLHPIVESVARETFAAVAKVNVVHHQKLALEQGIGGTPTFDLFADGERQERVRGRVEKDELVELVEEYTQF; encoded by the coding sequence ATGAACGACGAGGACCTCGCAGAGGTACGGGAGCGCAAGAAGCGTGCGCTCATGCAGGAGAACGGCCTCGGCGCGCCCTCCTCGCCAGTCTACGTCGATGGCTCGAAGAACTTCGAACAGTCCGTGGCGGCCCACGAAGTCGTCTTGGTCCACTACTACGCCGACGGCGGCGCGGGCCAGCGACTCCACCCCATCGTGGAGTCGGTCGCGCGCGAGACGTTCGCGGCGGTGGCGAAGGTAAACGTCGTGCATCACCAGAAGTTGGCCTTAGAGCAGGGTATCGGGGGGACGCCGACGTTCGACCTTTTCGCCGACGGCGAACGCCAAGAGCGCGTCCGGGGGCGCGTCGAGAAAGACGAGTTGGTCGAACTCGTAGAGGAGTACACGCAGTTCTGA